A region from the Aphis gossypii isolate Hap1 chromosome 1, ASM2018417v2, whole genome shotgun sequence genome encodes:
- the LOC114123213 gene encoding noggin-like, with amino-acid sequence MTVKWWSVMVALACCSICRTVMCTAVRLDLRPVPSNDPGVVDLIEMPNPALDPRPSDLNVTALLAKLAAKFDPNYMSVTAPEHLIPVADIPFRRNRRGRLVPTGKMPNEIRDLDTKYFSLPDGRRLRTRISGQLRRKIQQYLWGRTACPMHRQWKDLGQRFWPRWLLEGHCPKGETSCSVPAGMYCRATGNQYKTLLRWHCRGPSGPSAVLQQYNSLPGGKATGAMVNPIKVCQWIKVEYPVVTECGCGCATDVSE; translated from the exons ATGACTGTCAAATGGTGGTCCGTGATGGTCGCGCTGGCGTGTTGCTCGATCTGCCGCACCGTCATGTGCACGGCCGTCCGGTTGGACCTGCGGCCAGTACCATCCAACGACCCAGGTGTTGTTGATCTCATCGAGATGCCTAACCCGGCGCTAGACCCCAGGCCCTCTGACTTAAACGTCACGGCACTGTTAGCCAAGCTGGCTGCCAAATTCGACCCCAACTACATGAGTGTGACTGCTCCCGAACACCTGATACCCGTTGCTGACATACCCTTCAG GAGAAATCGACGAGGCCGATTGGTTCCTACAGGCAAAATGCCAAACGAGATCCGAGATCTGGACACCAAATATTTCTCGCTGCCAGACGGTCGGCGGCTCCGGACTCGGATATCCGGTCAGTTGCGCCGAAAGATTCAGCAGTACCTCTGGGGCCGAACAGCATGTCCGATGCATAGGCAGTGGAAGGACCTGGGCCAGCGGTTCTGGCCCCGATGGCTGCTTGAAGGACATTGTCCCAAGGGTGAGACGTCGTGCTCGGTACCCGCAGGCATGTACTGCCGAGCCACCGGAAATCAGTACAAGACGCTATTGAGGTGGCATTGTCGGGGCCCTAGTGGTCCTTCAGCTGTATTGCAGCAGTACAACAGCTTGCCGGGTGGAAAGGCGACGGGGGCGATGGTCAACCCGATAAAGGTGTGTCAGTGGATCAAGGTGGAGTACCCGGTGGTGACCGAGTGTGGTTGCGGTTGCGCGACCGACGTCTCCGAGTGA